The Diachasmimorpha longicaudata isolate KC_UGA_2023 chromosome 14, iyDiaLong2, whole genome shotgun sequence genome includes a region encoding these proteins:
- the LOC135169206 gene encoding sarcoplasmic reticulum histidine-rich calcium-binding protein-like isoform X2, with the protein MNSVLQIALVILLTIAGSLLLTEARYHGEDSTATKHRHRHHRQEFHHRSTMLKHSMTPEPEDNDESYQTYDEFDGKRQHPKKRLPDDEDDDDHEDDDDYDYESLDYPEKTPPNHHRRYQTDEFTADRRNQRFVGARGHRTRPDTRLYHTNDYPSRTRDHVSTAVPNDTKDDYEDYEYVKPLSRGHYRHHSHHPHHHQRHYPRNNEIYSLRWRNSWIDGGKADWDKSKRLSRRKHRHRERNDDMLGDDADDRSRVTGIFGEAERKWRSNDLRRETSSKLEDNEDIWKELGDYDDVDVDDEEFDGINDDYFEDISEEQEKPPYRTYDEIIKRLTDGGGEDDSDAGGERGNRNSEKGIEKYLMKDAFGNVKLNATRNSKNPREVKRNHGGVKSLESPYLGRKSLEEADAGEKDNVRQVTMTVGLGNAIRKLSFQNHTECECKSRINDTVGPEGLPLRDHQGNSPPQNIRVSPQKKPCRCPSEFTPKMTNSGECQCKCFENAEKCIRARRGKENFSINDRQCIHAQKCALPICEFGDYIVSQGKCPKKKDKIESIANYPSNNYQYKQRS; encoded by the exons ATGAATAGCGTTCTCCAAATTGCGCTTGTGATACTGCTGACGATAGCCGGATCGTTGTTGCTGACAGAGGCAAGGTATCACGGTGAGGATAGCACAGCGACTAAACACCGGCACCGGCATCATCGCCAGGAATTCCATCACCGTTCGACAATGCTAAAGCACTCGATGACCCCGGAACCGGAGGACAATGACGAATCCTATCAGACTTACGATGAGTTTGATGGAAAACGACAGCATCCAAAGAAACGATTGCCAGATGATGAGGACGACGATGACCAcgaggatgatgatgattacGACTACGAGAGTTTAGATTATCCGGAGAAGACCCCACCGAATCATCACCGAAGATATCAAACTGATGAGTTCACCGCAGACCGTAGGAATCAACGATTTGTCGGGGCTCGGGGTCATAGGACACGCCCGGATACAAGATTATACCACACGAATGATTATCCCTCGAGGACTCGCGATCACGTATCTACAGCAGTGCCCAACGATACCAAGGACGATTACGAGGATTACGAGTACGTTAAACCATTATCCCGTGGGCATTATCGCCACCATAGCCATCATCCCCACCACCATCAGCGTCACTATCCCCGTAACAATGAAATTTACAGCCTGAGGTGGAGAAATTCTTGGATTGACGGTGGTAAAGCCGACTGGGATAAGTCCAAACGTCTCTCCAGGAGGAAGCACAGACACAGGGAGAGAAATGATGATATGCTGGGTGATGATGCTGATGACAGGAGCAGAGTCACTGGTATTTTTGGCGAAGCCGAGAGAAAGTGGAGGAGCAATGATCTGCGACGAGAGACCTCCAGCAAACTCGAGGACAACGAGGATATCTGGAAGGAACTGGGTGACTACGACGACGTTGACGTTGATGATGAGGAGTTTGATGGGATCAATGATGACTACTTTGAGGACATCAGTGAGGAGCAGGAGAAACCACCGTACAGGACCTACGATGAGATCATCAAGAGGCTCACTGATGGTGGGGGCGAGGATGACAGTGATGCTGGGGGTGAACGGGGTAACAGGAACAGTGAGAAGGGGATTGAGAAGTACTTGATGAAGGATGCCTTTGGGAATGTGAAGTTAAATGCCACCAGGAACTCCAAGAATCCGAGGGAGGTGAAGAGGAATCACGGGGGAGTGAAGAGTCTCGAGTCCCCTTATCTCGGGAGGAAGAGTCTGGAGGAGGCTGATGCTGGGGAGAAGGATAACGTTAGACAGGTG ACGATGACCGTTGGTTTGGGAAACGCTATTAGGAAGCTGTCCTTCCAGAATCACACGGAATGCGAGTGCAAGAGTAGAATAAATGATACGGTAGGTCCTGAGGGACTGCCTCTGCGAGATCACCAAGGGAATTCCCCACCGCAAaacatcagggtttccccgcAGAAGAAACC GTGTCGATGCCCCTCAGAATTCACACCCAAAATGACGAACAGTGGCGAATGTCAGTGCAAGTGCTTTGAGAACGCCGAGAAGTGCATACGCGCAAGGAGAGGAAAAGAGAACTTCTCGATAAACGATAGGCA ATGCATACACGCGCAAAAGTGCGCACTGCCCATATGTGAGTTTGGAGACTACATCGTAAGCCAGGGCAAGTGCCCGaagaaaaaagataaaattgaatCAATAGCAAATTATCCAtccaataattatcaatacAAACAGCGCAGCTGA
- the LOC135169206 gene encoding sarcoplasmic reticulum histidine-rich calcium-binding protein-like isoform X1: MNSVLQIALVILLTIAGSLLLTEARYHGEDSTATKHRHRHHRQEFHHRSTMLKHSMTPEPEDNDESYQTYDEFDGKRQHPKKRLPDDEDDDDHEDDDDYDYESLDYPEKTPPNHHRRYQTDEFTADRRNQRFVGARGHRTRPDTRLYHTNDYPSRTRDHVSTAVPNDTKDDYEDYEYVKPLSRGHYRHHSHHPHHHQRHYPRNNEIYSLRWRNSWIDGGKADWDKSKRLSRRKHRHRERNDDMLGDDADDRSRVTGIFGEAERKWRSNDLRRETSSKLEDNEDIWKELGDYDDVDVDDEEFDGINDDYFEDISEEQEKPPYRTYDEIIKRLTDGGGEDDSDAGGERGNRNSEKGIEKYLMKDAFGNVKLNATRNSKNPREVKRNHGGVKSLESPYLGRKSLEEADAGEKDNVRQVYPSNLTEPEDEASAPTSATHEPPVKITSRPIITITDQKTYQHRNNTAISQQPATNGLQSMQSDQKSQTKKLNVSRNQLKQRAGMQEVQKHIQRVRQEGHCQQPRVRVIPVREVYPNASTVYIPHCAVLHRCSDDTGCCGADSMTCVPKQMQQVELYFYTMTVGLGNAIRKLSFQNHTECECKSRINDTVGPEGLPLRDHQGNSPPQNIRVSPQKKPCRCPSEFTPKMTNSGECQCKCFENAEKCIRARRGKENFSINDRQCIHAQKCALPICEFGDYIVSQGKCPKKKDKIESIANYPSNNYQYKQRS, encoded by the exons ATGAATAGCGTTCTCCAAATTGCGCTTGTGATACTGCTGACGATAGCCGGATCGTTGTTGCTGACAGAGGCAAGGTATCACGGTGAGGATAGCACAGCGACTAAACACCGGCACCGGCATCATCGCCAGGAATTCCATCACCGTTCGACAATGCTAAAGCACTCGATGACCCCGGAACCGGAGGACAATGACGAATCCTATCAGACTTACGATGAGTTTGATGGAAAACGACAGCATCCAAAGAAACGATTGCCAGATGATGAGGACGACGATGACCAcgaggatgatgatgattacGACTACGAGAGTTTAGATTATCCGGAGAAGACCCCACCGAATCATCACCGAAGATATCAAACTGATGAGTTCACCGCAGACCGTAGGAATCAACGATTTGTCGGGGCTCGGGGTCATAGGACACGCCCGGATACAAGATTATACCACACGAATGATTATCCCTCGAGGACTCGCGATCACGTATCTACAGCAGTGCCCAACGATACCAAGGACGATTACGAGGATTACGAGTACGTTAAACCATTATCCCGTGGGCATTATCGCCACCATAGCCATCATCCCCACCACCATCAGCGTCACTATCCCCGTAACAATGAAATTTACAGCCTGAGGTGGAGAAATTCTTGGATTGACGGTGGTAAAGCCGACTGGGATAAGTCCAAACGTCTCTCCAGGAGGAAGCACAGACACAGGGAGAGAAATGATGATATGCTGGGTGATGATGCTGATGACAGGAGCAGAGTCACTGGTATTTTTGGCGAAGCCGAGAGAAAGTGGAGGAGCAATGATCTGCGACGAGAGACCTCCAGCAAACTCGAGGACAACGAGGATATCTGGAAGGAACTGGGTGACTACGACGACGTTGACGTTGATGATGAGGAGTTTGATGGGATCAATGATGACTACTTTGAGGACATCAGTGAGGAGCAGGAGAAACCACCGTACAGGACCTACGATGAGATCATCAAGAGGCTCACTGATGGTGGGGGCGAGGATGACAGTGATGCTGGGGGTGAACGGGGTAACAGGAACAGTGAGAAGGGGATTGAGAAGTACTTGATGAAGGATGCCTTTGGGAATGTGAAGTTAAATGCCACCAGGAACTCCAAGAATCCGAGGGAGGTGAAGAGGAATCACGGGGGAGTGAAGAGTCTCGAGTCCCCTTATCTCGGGAGGAAGAGTCTGGAGGAGGCTGATGCTGGGGAGAAGGATAACGTTAGACAGGTG TACCCGTCGAACCTAACAGAGCCAGAGGACGAGGCTTCAGCTCCAACGTCGGCAACACACGAGCCACCAGTGAAAATAACTTCAAGGCCCATCATTACCATTACCGACCAGAAAACTTACCAACACCGTAACAATACGGCTATCTCGCAACAGCCGGCCACTAATGGATTACAATCGATGCAAAGTGATCAGAAGTCCCAGACAAAGAAATTGAACGTTTCAAGGAATCAGTTGAAACAGAGAG CTGGCATGCAGGAGGTCCAAAAGCACATACAGAGAGTGAGGCAAGAGGGCCACTGCCAACAGCCGAGGGTTCGAGTAATACCTGTGCGTGAGGTTTATCCAAATGCCTCGACAGTATACATTCCACACTGCGCAGTACTTCACAGATGCTCTGATGACACTGGATGCTGTGGCGCGGATTCAATGACCTGTGTACCCAAACAGATGCAACAGGTCGAACTATACTTTTAC ACGATGACCGTTGGTTTGGGAAACGCTATTAGGAAGCTGTCCTTCCAGAATCACACGGAATGCGAGTGCAAGAGTAGAATAAATGATACGGTAGGTCCTGAGGGACTGCCTCTGCGAGATCACCAAGGGAATTCCCCACCGCAAaacatcagggtttccccgcAGAAGAAACC GTGTCGATGCCCCTCAGAATTCACACCCAAAATGACGAACAGTGGCGAATGTCAGTGCAAGTGCTTTGAGAACGCCGAGAAGTGCATACGCGCAAGGAGAGGAAAAGAGAACTTCTCGATAAACGATAGGCA ATGCATACACGCGCAAAAGTGCGCACTGCCCATATGTGAGTTTGGAGACTACATCGTAAGCCAGGGCAAGTGCCCGaagaaaaaagataaaattgaatCAATAGCAAATTATCCAtccaataattatcaatacAAACAGCGCAGCTGA
- the LOC135169234 gene encoding protein FAM151B-like isoform X2 — protein MPKASHLLILLLSDFATFVVMELPKVLPVLLFVGSCWGRKTGLFPAPKDFFADRINGNLTKITWAHQANSKEELDAALNDQADVSLGEVDGNPGDTVPIMAHPPDTTSDLSLGDFLSQALETPISGIKLDFKTIEAFKASLPILKEYRDKMLVPIMLNADILPGPFSEDSRPVDADEFLQGAKKHFPKSTLSVGWTTKYGITALQFTGSYTKDQIENMIVTLKRNRISQPITYPVRAALAADDIDVIKDLMKRTKNYHPTLTIWSPLGDFVDRDELSALIKDVGVDRTYVDVPKIIERDLSLGSSPSRFSFSKLFSSIINEIVLILPF, from the exons ATGCCAAAAGCCAGTCACTTGCTGATACTCCTGTTGAGCGATTTCGCGACGTTTGTGGTCATGGAATTGCCTAAAGTCTTGCCTGTTCTCCTCTTCGTCGGCTCCTGCt GGGGAAGGAAGACCGGACTATTCCCCGCTCCTAAGGATTTTTTCGCTGATCGAATCAATGGGAATCTGACGAAAATTACGTGGGCGCACCAGGCTAACAGCAAAGAGGAACTTGACGCTGCCCTCAATGATC AAGCGGACGTTTCCTTGGGCGAAGTGGATGGAAATCCTGGAGACACCGTCCCAATTATGGCCCACCCCCCGGACACCACAAGTGATTTATCACTGGGGGATTTTTTGTCTCAAGCTCTCGAGACCCCCATAAGCGGAATCAAATTGGACTTCAAAACTATCGAGGCATTCAAAGCGAGTCTTCCAATTCTCAAAGAATATCGTGATAAA ATGCTGGTGCCAATAATGTTGAATGCAGATATATTACCAGGACCATTTTCGGAGGATAGTAGACCAGTGGATGCAGACGAATTTTTGCAGGGGGCGAAGAAACATTTTCCAAAGAGCACCCTCTCGGTCGGCTGGACGACAAA GTACGGAATTACCGCACTCCAGTTCACCGGAAGTTACACGAAAGATCAGATCGAAAATATGATCGTTACATTGAAAAGAAATCGGATATCTCAGCCGATCACGTACCCGGTGAGAGCGGCTCTTGCAGCGGACGATATAGACGTCATAAAAGACCTCATGAAAAGAACTAAGAATTATCACCCAACTCTCACGATTTGGTCTCCACTCGGGGACTTTGTCGATCGCGATGAGTTATCGGCGCTGATCAAAGACGTTGGAGTGGACCGGACATACGTGGACGTCCCCAAAATCATCGAGAGGGATTTGTCCCTCGGGTCCTCACCCTCACGATTCTCATTCTCAAAgttattttcatcaataatcaatgaaattgttcTAATACTTCCCTTCTAA
- the LOC135169234 gene encoding protein FAM151B-like isoform X1, with product MPKASHLLILLLSDFATFVVMELPKVLPVLLFVGSCWGRKTGLFPAPKDFFADRINGNLTKITWAHQANSKEELDAALNDREIMMIEADVSLGEVDGNPGDTVPIMAHPPDTTSDLSLGDFLSQALETPISGIKLDFKTIEAFKASLPILKEYRDKMLVPIMLNADILPGPFSEDSRPVDADEFLQGAKKHFPKSTLSVGWTTKYGITALQFTGSYTKDQIENMIVTLKRNRISQPITYPVRAALAADDIDVIKDLMKRTKNYHPTLTIWSPLGDFVDRDELSALIKDVGVDRTYVDVPKIIERDLSLGSSPSRFSFSKLFSSIINEIVLILPF from the exons ATGCCAAAAGCCAGTCACTTGCTGATACTCCTGTTGAGCGATTTCGCGACGTTTGTGGTCATGGAATTGCCTAAAGTCTTGCCTGTTCTCCTCTTCGTCGGCTCCTGCt GGGGAAGGAAGACCGGACTATTCCCCGCTCCTAAGGATTTTTTCGCTGATCGAATCAATGGGAATCTGACGAAAATTACGTGGGCGCACCAGGCTAACAGCAAAGAGGAACTTGACGCTGCCCTCAATGATC GAGAAATAATGATGATAGAAGCGGACGTTTCCTTGGGCGAAGTGGATGGAAATCCTGGAGACACCGTCCCAATTATGGCCCACCCCCCGGACACCACAAGTGATTTATCACTGGGGGATTTTTTGTCTCAAGCTCTCGAGACCCCCATAAGCGGAATCAAATTGGACTTCAAAACTATCGAGGCATTCAAAGCGAGTCTTCCAATTCTCAAAGAATATCGTGATAAA ATGCTGGTGCCAATAATGTTGAATGCAGATATATTACCAGGACCATTTTCGGAGGATAGTAGACCAGTGGATGCAGACGAATTTTTGCAGGGGGCGAAGAAACATTTTCCAAAGAGCACCCTCTCGGTCGGCTGGACGACAAA GTACGGAATTACCGCACTCCAGTTCACCGGAAGTTACACGAAAGATCAGATCGAAAATATGATCGTTACATTGAAAAGAAATCGGATATCTCAGCCGATCACGTACCCGGTGAGAGCGGCTCTTGCAGCGGACGATATAGACGTCATAAAAGACCTCATGAAAAGAACTAAGAATTATCACCCAACTCTCACGATTTGGTCTCCACTCGGGGACTTTGTCGATCGCGATGAGTTATCGGCGCTGATCAAAGACGTTGGAGTGGACCGGACATACGTGGACGTCCCCAAAATCATCGAGAGGGATTTGTCCCTCGGGTCCTCACCCTCACGATTCTCATTCTCAAAgttattttcatcaataatcaatgaaattgttcTAATACTTCCCTTCTAA